In a genomic window of Urocitellus parryii isolate mUroPar1 chromosome 11, mUroPar1.hap1, whole genome shotgun sequence:
- the C11H1orf167 gene encoding LOW QUALITY PROTEIN: uncharacterized protein C1orf167 homolog (The sequence of the model RefSeq protein was modified relative to this genomic sequence to represent the inferred CDS: deleted 2 bases in 1 codon) — MEPRLVTSYKENVPPGPATPWRPEQRRFPRGLESGLSHGNGQSVPICQVTREGPPTTPSPGTALPQDPCRVQSNLASPLPRLGLPLKDTTCWLDTSGFQQQSNLWSLAGRPQGKVRESPVQQKNLRVGGTGSSSLRESHRPRAHLPLCMRQVPGATLAPCPNFRPATGFSPLNGCPRPGPRAWRDLESRTGRLVGAPLTLEDLAVPAQSQARAPPPSATCLLLASVKRLEQEAAGLRCRVSRKPPGHAPWGPRTRRGQAFPARPQPSQPVHASRDEKRRPRGLLETWGVQAPTDPGALSQPEAFTTALGTFTGNFFDSEQEVLPAQPPGRGDKCPPEPPRGWEAMGIPSLAGGTGSSEARGTSSASSSAAGDALLGQEGGEQPLREQCEALNGVTLEPQAARSQRLSRCFRAWRRLAWRRWAVTAAVALSRRRLLRKGLQALRWALWLREAQLEAAWGRHTKALLARSFREWRSLALRQEQGHPHVQSVSRPPCHGPSLGRVAVVDPAQRCRSAGTPRLVRVAQAAGTPTLPPALLSPVPPPYKRRTEEQYHLEDRTRQERAVLEEAPGAPQRTRRMASPPQAWHPSAAGASVTSQPQRAWLPRCSGAWPQLAPRGAQVQNPPADPRLETLRVCLGRWVQMKQLRASEGTKVTRLSLCLKKAGERVTDKSKGPLATLSRHLPLCGPHSFSQGLRERTLWHILSWWRLRAWAQGTLSGGSETIPALGPWGSGPRAEAWLGCSDPQVPWSRTPVLLEPLRVSFLWAAGRRLQRQSLLLWWARAQQSRGAARWCQRSLQRRVLLSWSHWTTAQGARRELAAHRAWERSCRTALELWRQRLAQWQEAEQRNQERGRGLAREALRCWHSCWQRQQVLHEKYQRWVQGHLPGLRRAMFQGWWQAAARRRHKQRVLKAWAQLVAQGHVQQAAITQLQQAGLRRLLGTHWAQWQMALLRTRSCWTWATGPVLPRPTWEHGHSAERTQKETTWAQSDREHPLCPTSRFWLQWPGQSSWASSWLPSGLRGGGLRALQSQGKAPPRRPGAHSCRIPEEQPQSHGSALLWSWRGADAPGHKEEVPAVLAPRGSASQVPGFPECQAPGSDLEELGRCSKGAAAVSGPAKPRSNAPQGWALDPQSLKLRQWHLGQAWRIWRRRVLQLRVAVRLQQQEGAWVLSQAFEKWHQCLVARRQRRSATSSLSPLTGQAPGP; from the exons ATGGAGCCAAGACTCGTCACCAGCTATAAGGAGAATGTGCCCCCAGGGCCTGCAACCCCCTGGAGGCCAG AGCAACGAAGATTTCCGAGGGGCCTGGAAAGTGGCCTGAGCCATGGAAATGGCCAGTCGGTGCCCATATGCCAGGTCACAAGGGAAGGGCCGCCTACCACACCCTCTCCAGGGACAGCACTGCCCCAGGATCCCTGCCGAGTGCAGAGCAACCTGGCCAGTCCTCTTCCCCGCCTGGGCCTGCCCCTGAAGGACACGACTTGCTGGCTGGACACTTCAGGTTTCCAGCAACAAAGCAACTTGTGGTCACTGGCTGGGAGGCCCCAGGGGAAGGTTCGAGAGTCCCCTGTTCAGCAGAAGAACTTGCGTGTGGGGGGGACGGGCAGCAGCTCCCTCCGGGAAAGCCACAGGCCGCGGGCTCACCTGCCCCTCTGCATGAGGCAGGTCCCCGGAGCCACACTGGCCCCCTGCCCCAACTTCAGGCCGGCCACAGGCTTCAGTCCACTGAATGGATGCCCACGGCCAGGTCCCAGAGCCTGGCGTGACCTGGAGAGCCGGACTGGCAGGCTGGTGGGGGCGCCCCTCACCCTGGAGGACTTAGCTGTCCCTGCCCAGAGCCAGGCTCGGGCCCCGCCCCCCAGCGCCACCTGCCTGCTGCTGGCCTCCGTGAAGCGCTTGGAGCAAGAGGCCGCTGGCCTCAGGTGCAGGGTGTCCCGGAAGCCCCCTGGCCATGCACCGTGGGGCCCCCGCACCCGCCGTGGCCAGGCATTCCCTGCCCGCCCCCAGCCCAGCCAGCCTGTTCACGCTTCCCGGGATGAGAAGAGACGCCCCCGCGGCCTCCTAGAGACTTGGGGGGTCCAGGCCCCCACAGACCCTGGAGCGCTCAGCCAGCCGGAGGCGTTCACCACCGCTCTGGGGACGTTCACGGGGAACTTCTTTGACTCTGAGCAGGAGGTCCTTCCCGCCCAGCCCCCAGGACGAGGAGACAAGTGCCCCCCAGAGCCTCCACGTGGCTGGGAGGCCATGGGGATCCCCAGTCTCGCTGGGGGGACAGGCAGCTCGGAGGCCAGAGGCACTTCTTCAGCCTCCTCCAGCGCCGCTGGGGACGCCCTCCTCgggcaggaaggaggagagcAGCCCCTGCGGGAGCAG TGCGAGGCCCTTAACGGTGTGACCCTGGAGCCCCAGGCAGCCCG CTCGCAGCGGCTGTCCAGATGTTTCAGAGCCTGGAGGCGCTTGGCCTGGAGGCGGTGGGCAGTGACTGCGGCAGTGGCTCTGAGCCGCAGGCGCCTGCTGCGAAAGGGCCTTCAGGCCTTGCGATGGGCCCTGTGGCTCCGGGAGGCACAGCTGGAGGCGGCCTGGGGGCGACACACCAAGGCCCTGCTAGCCCGGAGCTTCCGAGAG TGGAGAAGCCTGGCTCTGCGGCAGGAGCAAGGGCACCCCCATGTCCAGTCTGTGTCCAGACCCCCTTGTCACGGCCCTTCCTTGGGAAGAGTGGCAGTGGTGGACCCTGCCCAGAGGTGCAGGTCGGCTGGAACCCCCAGGTTGGTCCGTGTGGCCCAGGCGGCTggcacccccaccctgccccctgcCTTGCTGTCCCCTGTTCCTCCTCCCTACAAGAGGAGGACGGAGGAGCAG TACCACCTGGAGGACAGGACCAGGCAGGAGCGGGCAGTCCTGGAGGAGGCACCTGGAGCCCCACAGAGGACTCGGAGGATGGCCAGCCCCCCACAGGCCTGGCACCCAAGTGCTGCAGGTGCCTCAGTGACCTCCCAGCCACAGAGAGCTTGGCTGCCCAG GTGCTCGGGGGCCTGGCCACAGCTGGCACCAAGAGGAGCCCAGGTCCAGAACCCCCCGGCTGACCCCAGGCTGGAGACCCTGAGAGTGTGCCTGGGACGGTGGGTGCAGATGAAGCAACTCCGAGCCTCAGAGGGCACCAAGGTGACCCGGCTGTCCCTCTGCCTGAAGAAGGCGGGTGAGCGAGTGACGGACAAGAGCAAGGGTCCCCTGGCCACTCTGTCACGCCATCTCCCTCTCTGTGGGCCCCA CTCCTTCTCTCAGGGCCTGCGGGAGAGGACCCTGTGGCACATCCTGAGCTGGTGGCGCTTGAGGGCATGGGCTCAAGGCACCCTGTCAGGCGGCAGCGAGACCATTCCGGCCCTGGGGCCATGGGGCAGTGGCCCGAGagcagaggcctggctgggctGCAGTGACCCCCAGGTTCCCTGGAGCAG GACCCCCGTCCTCCTGGAGCCTCTCCGGGTGAGCTTCCTGTGGGCAGCTGGGCGGCGACTGCAGAGGCAAAGCCTTCTGCTCTGGTGGGCACGGGCCCAGCAGTCCCGGGGCGCAGCGAGGTGGTGCCAGCGCAGCCTGCAGAGGCG TGTCCTCCTCAGCTGGAGCCACTGGACCACAGCCCAAGGTGCCCGGAGGGAGTTGGCTGCCCACCGGGCCTGGGAGCGGAGCTGCAGGACTGCGCTGGAGCTGTGGCGGCAGCGGCTGGCGCAGTGGCAGGAGGCCGAGCAGCGGAACCAGGAGCGGGGCCGGGGACTGGCGCGGGAGGCGCTGCGCTGCTGGCACTCCTGCTGGCAGA GGCAGCAGGTCCTGCATGAGAAGTACCAGAGGTGGGTGCAGGGCCACCTCCCGGGCCTGCGGAGGGCCATGTTCCAGGGCTGGTGGCAGGCAGCGGCTCGAAGGAGGCACAAGCAGAG gGTCCTAAAGGCCTGGGCTCAGTTAGTGGCCCAGGGCCACGTCCAGCAAGCTGCCATCACCCAGCTTCAGCAGGCTGGGCTCAGGCGGCTCCTTGGGACCCACTGGGCCCAGTGGCAGATGGCGCTGCTCAGA ACCCGCAGCTGCTGGACATGGGCCACAGGGCCTGTGCTGCCCCGGCCGACATGGGAGCACGGCCACAGTGCAGAGAGGACACAGAAAGAAACCACCTGGGCTCAGA GTGACAGAGAGCATCCCCTCTGCCCCACCTCTCGGTTCTGGTTGCAGTGGCCTGGACAAAGCAGCTGGGCCTCTAGCTGGCTGCCTTCAGGACTGAGAGGTGGGGGGCTCAGAGCCCTCCAAAGCCAAGGGAAGGCCCCTCCCAGGAGGCCGGG TGCTCATTCCTGTAGGATCCCGGAAGAGCAGCCCCAGTCCCATGGCTCTGCGCTCCTC TGGTCATGGAGAGGTGCTGATGCTCCTGGTCATAAGGAGGAAGTACCTGCGGTGCTGGCGCCTCGAGGTTCGGCTTCACAGGTTCCAGGCTTCCCAGAATGCCAGGCGCCTGGCAGTGATTTGGAGGAGCTGGGCAGATGCTCGAAGGGGGCAGCAGCTGTCTCGGGCCCTG CTAAGCCTAGAAGCAATGCCCCCCAGGGCTGGGCTCTGGACCCTCAGAGTTTGAAA CTCAGGCAGTGGCACCTGGGACAGGCCTGGAGGATATGGCGGCGGCGGGTCCTGCAGCTGCGGGTAGCTGTGAGGCTACAGCAGCAAGAAGGTGCCTGGGTCCTCTCCCAG GCCTTTGAAAAGTGGCATCAGTGCTTGGTGGCCAGACGCCAAAGGAGGAGCGCCACCAGCAGCCTGAGTCCCCTGACAGGCCAGGCACCAGGGCCTTGA